The Nitratidesulfovibrio sp. genome window below encodes:
- a CDS encoding ABC transporter ATP-binding protein — protein sequence MPTDISPVAPSVLSPVASPVVSPDASPDAFADLSVTNLVKRFERFTAVNDVSFEVERGKFFSILGPSGCGKTTLLRMIAGFESPDSGVIAIRGRDMAGIAPNRRPANLIFQHLALFPMMTVAENIAFGLKRRGMAGGEITRRVQDVLERVGLPGYGAKMPAQLSGGQKQRVAIARCLVLEPAVLLLDEPLGALDLKLREQMKVELKTLQAEVGTTFVYITHDQSEALVMSDHVAVMNAGRFEQLDTPRNLYRRPATAFVAGFVGETNVWSGTLEESTGDAGLVRTDEGAVFRARVAAGLARGARVDMFIRPEAVLIDPDGVACATGDAPGGVTDGAAGDGGDAPLPVRGASADLGNRVQVQVQAILFDGAASRLLTHPEGSRREVMVALPQNRLYDHIRPGDRITVGWDDRAGICFAAGSGQ from the coding sequence ATGCCCACGGATATTTCGCCAGTTGCTCCTTCGGTTCTTTCCCCGGTCGCATCCCCGGTCGTATCCCCGGACGCATCACCGGACGCGTTCGCCGATCTTTCCGTAACCAACCTCGTCAAGCGCTTCGAACGGTTCACGGCGGTCAACGACGTGTCGTTCGAGGTGGAGCGGGGCAAGTTCTTTTCCATCCTTGGCCCTTCGGGTTGCGGCAAGACCACCCTGCTGCGGATGATCGCGGGCTTCGAATCGCCCGATTCCGGCGTCATCGCCATTCGCGGGCGCGACATGGCGGGCATTGCCCCCAACCGCCGCCCGGCGAACCTGATCTTTCAGCACCTCGCGCTGTTCCCCATGATGACCGTGGCCGAGAACATCGCCTTCGGCCTGAAACGCCGGGGCATGGCCGGGGGCGAGATAACCCGCAGGGTGCAGGACGTGCTGGAGCGCGTGGGACTGCCCGGCTACGGCGCCAAGATGCCCGCCCAGCTTTCCGGCGGGCAGAAGCAGCGTGTGGCCATTGCCCGCTGCCTGGTGCTGGAACCCGCCGTGCTGCTGCTGGACGAGCCCCTGGGCGCGCTGGACCTGAAGCTGCGCGAGCAGATGAAGGTGGAGCTGAAGACGTTGCAGGCCGAGGTGGGCACCACCTTCGTGTACATCACCCACGACCAGTCCGAGGCGCTGGTCATGTCCGACCACGTGGCGGTCATGAACGCCGGGCGTTTCGAACAACTGGACACCCCGCGCAACCTGTACCGCCGCCCGGCAACGGCCTTCGTGGCCGGGTTCGTGGGCGAGACCAATGTCTGGTCCGGCACGCTGGAGGAGAGCACCGGCGACGCGGGGCTGGTGCGCACCGACGAAGGCGCGGTGTTTCGTGCCCGCGTGGCCGCCGGGCTTGCCAGGGGGGCGCGGGTGGACATGTTCATCCGGCCCGAGGCCGTGCTGATCGACCCCGACGGCGTGGCGTGCGCGACAGGTGACGCGCCTGGCGGGGTGACGGACGGCGCGGCGGGTGACGGCGGCGATGCGCCCCTGCCGGTACGCGGGGCCAGCGCTGACCTTGGGAACAGGGTACAGGTGCAGGTGCAGGCCATCCTGTTCGACGGCGCGGCCAGCCGCCTGCTGACCCATCCGGAAGGTTCGCGCCGCGAGGTCATGGTGGCCCTGCCCCAGAACCGCCTGTACGACCATATCAGGCCCGGCGACCGCATCACCGTGGGCTGGGACGACCGCGCGGGCATCTGCTTTGCGGCGGGGAGCGGACAATGA
- a CDS encoding extracellular solute-binding protein, which translates to MTRKMLLLLSMITVLLLPCLGHAAPKEFRLLTWKGYAPAELVEKFEKETGYKVQVTYSNNEEMIAKLRATRGGGFDLAQPSQDRISSVQESFGLYQPIDFGRIEAARFIPSMLDAVKKNTLVKGKSYAVPFCWGTDGLIVNRKFAPEAKSFADLLDARYAGRASYRLKRPSIIAQAFGMGIDPFALYADEAAYQKMLDQVEGKLIAAKGVVKNYWTNGDALLESMRSGEVHIAQAWDNGGFKLHAENPDIDFVAPTTGALGWIDTFAIPAKADNADAAYKWINFMMRPENAAVFTNAEDTPTAAVGVGERLKPAFRADFERCYPQQVIDNIKWYPPVPAKLEAMEGKALDRVKAAQ; encoded by the coding sequence ATGACCAGGAAGATGTTGTTGCTGCTGTCGATGATCACGGTGCTGCTGCTGCCCTGCCTGGGCCATGCCGCGCCCAAGGAATTCCGCCTGCTGACCTGGAAGGGGTACGCCCCGGCGGAACTGGTGGAAAAGTTCGAGAAGGAAACCGGCTACAAGGTGCAGGTGACCTATTCGAACAACGAGGAAATGATCGCCAAGCTGCGCGCCACGCGCGGCGGCGGGTTCGACCTCGCCCAGCCCAGCCAGGACCGCATTTCTTCCGTGCAGGAAAGCTTTGGCCTGTACCAGCCCATCGACTTCGGCCGCATCGAGGCAGCCCGGTTCATTCCCTCCATGCTCGACGCGGTGAAAAAGAACACCCTGGTCAAGGGCAAGTCGTACGCCGTGCCGTTCTGCTGGGGCACCGACGGCCTGATCGTGAACCGCAAGTTCGCGCCCGAGGCCAAAAGCTTCGCCGACCTGCTGGACGCCAGGTACGCGGGCCGTGCCAGCTACCGCCTGAAGCGTCCCTCCATCATCGCGCAGGCCTTCGGCATGGGCATCGACCCCTTTGCATTGTACGCCGATGAAGCCGCCTACCAGAAGATGCTGGACCAGGTGGAGGGCAAGCTCATTGCCGCCAAGGGCGTGGTGAAAAACTACTGGACCAACGGCGACGCGCTGCTGGAATCCATGCGTTCCGGCGAAGTGCACATCGCCCAGGCCTGGGACAACGGCGGCTTCAAGCTGCACGCCGAAAATCCCGACATCGACTTCGTGGCGCCCACCACCGGCGCGTTGGGCTGGATCGACACCTTCGCCATTCCCGCCAAGGCCGACAACGCGGACGCCGCGTACAAGTGGATCAACTTCATGATGCGGCCCGAAAACGCGGCCGTGTTCACCAACGCCGAAGACACCCCCACTGCCGCCGTGGGCGTGGGCGAACGCCTGAAGCCCGCGTTCCGCGCCGACTTCGAACGCTGCTACCCGCAGCAGGTCATCGACAACATCAAGTGGTACCCGCCCGTGCCCGCCAAGCTCGAAGCCATGGAAGGCAAGGCGCTGGACCGGGTGAAGGCCGCCCAGTAG
- the rarD gene encoding EamA family transporter RarD: MPPQPEQHTTRAGLWGALGAFGLWGLLPLYWKLVQQVPSFEILCHRIAWSVVFLLPLVLLGGRLAEVRAAVVSRRNLLTIVGSSLLIGGNWFLYIWAVNSDMVLETSLGYYMTPLVNALLGALVLSERPSRVQLAAIAIAAAGVLSMLVSYGRLPWVALVLAVSFSFYGLLRKLVKVESIPGLFIETMLLAPMAVGYLGWQAWQGGGALGHLGVTTDLLLVGAGIATSTPLLCFAFAARRLRLTTLGVMQYIAPSIAFLLGAFVFREPVTSAHLLTFGCIWAALALYTAEGLRVARSAHRHAIR, translated from the coding sequence ATGCCGCCGCAACCGGAGCAACACACCACGCGCGCGGGCCTTTGGGGGGCCCTTGGCGCGTTCGGCCTGTGGGGTCTTCTGCCCCTGTACTGGAAGCTCGTCCAGCAGGTACCCTCGTTCGAAATCCTGTGCCACCGCATCGCCTGGTCGGTGGTGTTCCTGCTGCCGCTGGTGCTGCTGGGGGGGCGCCTGGCAGAGGTGCGCGCCGCCGTGGTCTCGCGCCGCAATCTGCTGACCATCGTGGGCAGCAGCCTGCTCATCGGCGGCAACTGGTTCCTGTACATCTGGGCCGTGAATTCGGACATGGTGCTGGAAACCAGCCTGGGCTACTACATGACCCCGCTGGTCAACGCCCTGCTGGGCGCGCTGGTGCTGAGCGAAAGGCCCAGCCGCGTGCAGCTTGCGGCCATCGCCATTGCCGCTGCCGGGGTGCTGTCCATGCTGGTGTCGTACGGCAGGCTGCCGTGGGTGGCCCTGGTGCTGGCGGTGTCGTTTTCGTTCTACGGCCTGTTGCGCAAGCTGGTGAAGGTGGAATCCATCCCCGGCCTGTTCATCGAAACCATGCTGCTCGCGCCCATGGCGGTCGGGTATCTGGGATGGCAGGCGTGGCAGGGGGGCGGCGCGCTGGGGCATCTGGGGGTGACCACCGACCTGTTGCTGGTGGGGGCGGGCATCGCCACCTCCACGCCGCTGCTGTGTTTCGCCTTCGCGGCGCGTCGGCTGCGTCTGACCACGCTGGGGGTCATGCAGTACATCGCGCCGAGCATCGCCTTTCTGCTGGGGGCCTTCGTGTTTCGCGAGCCGGTGACCTCGGCCCACCTGCTGACCTTCGGCTGCATCTGGGCTGCGCTGGCCCTGTACACGGCGGAAGGCCTGCGCGTGGCAAGAAGTGCGCACCGTCATGCCATCCGGTGA
- a CDS encoding glycine zipper 2TM domain-containing protein, producing MRQLKALVALLIVGLALSGCAQTYGGGTYKGGQTRMSHTVQYGTVEQISDAVIEDNASGLGALGGAVVGGVLGNMIGGGKGRVLTTLGGAVAGGAAGYAGEKAMSTKKAIEITVRLENGQTMSVVQEPDETFVVGDRVRILTGNDGSARVRH from the coding sequence ATGCGTCAACTCAAGGCCCTCGTGGCGCTGCTGATCGTCGGGCTTGCCCTTTCCGGCTGCGCCCAGACCTACGGCGGCGGCACGTACAAGGGCGGGCAGACCCGCATGTCGCACACCGTGCAGTACGGCACCGTGGAACAGATCAGCGATGCCGTGATCGAAGACAACGCCTCCGGCCTCGGCGCGCTTGGCGGCGCGGTGGTTGGCGGCGTGCTCGGCAACATGATCGGCGGCGGCAAGGGCCGCGTGCTGACCACGCTTGGCGGTGCCGTGGCCGGCGGCGCGGCGGGTTACGCCGGTGAAAAGGCCATGTCCACCAAGAAGGCCATCGAAATCACCGTCAGGCTGGAAAACGGGCAGACGATGTCCGTGGTGCAGGAACCGGACGAAACCTTCGTTGTGGGTGACCGGGTGCGCATCCTGACGGGGAATGACGGGTCTGCCCGCGTCCGCCACTAG
- a CDS encoding RNA-binding protein, with protein MAKSIYVGNLPWAATEDEVRSLFSTYGTVLSVKLVTDRETGRARGFGFVEMDDAAAAAAIEALDNTPFGGRNLRVNEAQPKAPRPPRY; from the coding sequence ATGGCCAAGTCTATCTACGTCGGCAATCTGCCTTGGGCCGCCACCGAGGACGAAGTGCGCAGCCTGTTCAGCACCTATGGCACGGTGCTTTCCGTCAAGCTGGTCACCGACCGTGAAACCGGGCGCGCCCGTGGTTTCGGCTTTGTCGAGATGGATGACGCCGCAGCTGCGGCGGCCATCGAAGCCCTGGACAACACCCCGTTCGGCGGTCGCAACCTGCGCGTCAACGAGGCGCAGCCCAAGGCGCCCCGCCCGCCCCGCTACTAG
- a CDS encoding EAL domain-containing protein translates to MPWTVPALLLGLAAGLVLGLLAGLRARRGKTAGAGQDTPRDAQPRTPDRAAAPDCTVASNHAGDLDHAREQYHAIFTSAPVGIFRVTPEGRYENVNPEYARIWGCPTTEEMLECVSDIPRQMYADPDDRQRFVGALRATGRVDRMELRLKRRDGSQFWGLVSARLVRGPAPTQPTHPTQPGQADGSNGAAQNAPAEVDYIDGFVLDITEQKVMQDQLSEAWRRLRDIIDFLPDAALVLDATRRITAWNRAMEEMTGHSASEMLGRGNFEYALPFYGERIPLLGDRFFSPDMPLPSHYTQFGGHDDKLTAEAYVPTLYGGRGAHVWTVASALRDGEGRLAGVIQTIRDITERRNQVLELEKSRQRYDMAISATNDGIWEWELATNTLYHSPRCLEIMGRAPDAALSPMDVAAILHPEDRLGVLSEVRRITGADAERFEHEFRIRHTDGTWRWVLARGAARRAPGGRLSRVAGALADITDHKQGDAIAGILFHIANAINETRDLDELFLSIHAALRRHVQAPNFFIALVNEPEDRLDFAYFADERDARYNPVERISDPGVQSPTLEVIRTGRQLHLHSNDIEARPVFGARPAAWLGTPLRSRGKVIGAMVVQHYEDSEFFSARDAELMVPVAEQVAVAIERKQGEEMLTHLALHDPLTGLPNRALLLDRIDRAIQRRRRNDSYRFAVLMLDLDRFKFINDSHGHTTGDNLLVEVARRMRPVVRAGDTVARLGGDEFALLLEDVDSPRRVVQITRRLLAALERPVRMGAKVVRTSASIGMVLRTQGYDTADALLRDADIAMYQAKAQGKGRFRVFNQAMHRHTMEMMTLEGDLSMAMRRKQLYLEYQPVFAVDGPRLLGFEALVRWRHPTEGAVPPARFIPMAEETGLILRIGQWVLEQAAATLSRWRATLPGARDLYVSVNLSARQASQSNLTGRVARVLSDTGLPPEALKLEITETAIMKDPDGALQRLEALRRLGVGIGIDDFGTGYSSLAYLQRFPVDTLKVDRSFVSAVAGDPENREIVRTVVTLGRSLGLHVVAEGVETAEQLAIVAELGCHSVQGYHFSRPVAEERAVDFIAAGGVPAERNTSGPATSEQL, encoded by the coding sequence ATGCCGTGGACGGTCCCCGCGCTGTTGCTGGGCCTTGCCGCCGGACTGGTGCTGGGGCTGCTGGCGGGGTTGCGGGCGCGGCGCGGCAAAACCGCCGGAGCGGGGCAGGATACCCCACGGGACGCGCAACCGCGCACTCCTGACCGGGCCGCCGCGCCGGATTGCACAGTTGCCTCGAATCACGCGGGCGACCTGGATCATGCGCGCGAACAGTACCATGCCATCTTCACCAGCGCGCCGGTGGGCATCTTCCGCGTGACGCCCGAAGGCCGTTACGAAAACGTCAACCCGGAATACGCACGCATCTGGGGCTGCCCCACCACGGAAGAAATGCTGGAATGCGTCTCGGACATTCCCCGGCAGATGTATGCCGACCCCGATGACCGCCAGCGCTTCGTGGGCGCGCTGCGGGCCACCGGCCGCGTGGACCGCATGGAACTGCGCCTCAAGCGCCGCGACGGCAGCCAGTTCTGGGGGCTGGTCAGCGCGCGGCTGGTACGCGGCCCGGCCCCGACCCAGCCAACGCACCCCACCCAGCCAGGCCAGGCGGACGGTTCGAACGGGGCGGCGCAAAACGCCCCGGCAGAGGTGGATTACATCGACGGCTTCGTGCTGGACATCACCGAGCAGAAGGTGATGCAGGACCAGCTTTCCGAGGCGTGGCGCAGGCTGCGCGACATCATCGACTTCCTGCCCGACGCGGCCCTGGTGCTGGACGCAACCCGCCGAATCACCGCCTGGAACCGCGCCATGGAGGAAATGACCGGTCATTCCGCCAGCGAGATGCTGGGGCGCGGCAACTTCGAATACGCCCTGCCCTTCTACGGCGAGCGCATCCCCCTGCTGGGCGACCGGTTCTTCAGCCCGGACATGCCCCTGCCCAGCCACTACACCCAGTTTGGCGGCCACGACGACAAGCTGACGGCGGAAGCCTACGTGCCCACGCTGTATGGTGGCCGGGGCGCCCACGTGTGGACCGTGGCATCCGCCCTGCGCGACGGCGAAGGACGGCTTGCCGGGGTCATCCAGACCATCCGTGACATAACGGAGCGTCGCAACCAGGTGCTGGAACTGGAAAAAAGCCGCCAGCGCTACGACATGGCCATTTCCGCCACCAACGACGGCATCTGGGAATGGGAACTGGCCACCAACACCCTGTACCATTCGCCCCGTTGCCTCGAGATCATGGGCCGTGCCCCCGACGCGGCGCTTTCCCCCATGGACGTCGCGGCCATCCTGCACCCGGAGGACAGGCTGGGCGTGCTGTCGGAGGTGCGCCGCATAACCGGAGCGGACGCGGAGCGCTTCGAGCATGAGTTCCGCATCCGCCACACCGACGGCACATGGCGCTGGGTGCTGGCGCGCGGCGCGGCCCGGCGCGCCCCCGGCGGCCGCCTGAGCAGGGTGGCCGGCGCACTGGCCGACATCACCGACCACAAGCAGGGCGACGCCATCGCGGGCATCCTGTTCCACATCGCCAACGCCATCAACGAAACGCGCGACCTGGACGAACTGTTCCTGTCCATCCATGCGGCCCTGCGCCGCCACGTGCAGGCCCCCAACTTCTTCATCGCCCTGGTCAACGAACCGGAAGACCGTCTGGACTTCGCCTACTTCGCGGACGAGCGCGACGCCCGCTACAACCCGGTGGAACGCATTTCCGACCCCGGGGTGCAAAGCCCCACCCTGGAGGTCATCCGCACCGGCAGGCAATTGCACCTGCACAGCAACGACATCGAGGCGCGGCCCGTGTTCGGGGCGCGCCCGGCGGCCTGGCTGGGCACTCCGCTGCGCTCGCGCGGCAAGGTCATCGGGGCCATGGTCGTGCAGCACTACGAGGATTCGGAATTCTTCTCGGCCCGCGATGCGGAACTGATGGTGCCAGTGGCCGAACAGGTGGCCGTGGCCATAGAGCGCAAGCAGGGCGAGGAAATGCTGACCCACCTCGCCCTGCACGACCCGCTGACCGGCCTGCCCAACCGCGCCCTGCTGCTGGACCGCATCGACCGGGCCATCCAGCGCCGCCGCCGCAACGACAGCTATCGCTTTGCCGTGCTGATGCTGGACCTGGACCGCTTCAAGTTCATCAACGACAGCCACGGCCACACCACGGGCGACAACCTGCTGGTGGAAGTGGCCCGGCGCATGCGCCCGGTGGTGCGCGCAGGCGACACCGTGGCCCGCCTTGGCGGCGACGAGTTCGCCCTGCTGCTGGAAGACGTGGACTCGCCCCGGCGCGTCGTGCAGATCACCCGCCGCCTGCTGGCTGCGCTGGAACGCCCGGTGCGCATGGGCGCCAAGGTGGTGCGCACGTCCGCCAGCATCGGCATGGTGCTGCGCACCCAGGGGTACGATACCGCCGATGCGCTGCTGCGCGATGCGGACATCGCCATGTACCAGGCCAAGGCCCAGGGCAAGGGGCGGTTCCGGGTCTTCAACCAGGCCATGCACCGCCACACCATGGAAATGATGACCCTGGAAGGCGACCTTTCCATGGCCATGCGCCGCAAGCAACTGTACCTGGAATACCAGCCGGTGTTCGCCGTGGACGGCCCACGACTTCTGGGCTTCGAGGCGCTGGTGCGCTGGCGCCACCCCACCGAGGGGGCGGTGCCGCCCGCCCGGTTCATCCCCATGGCCGAAGAAACGGGACTGATCCTGCGCATCGGCCAGTGGGTGCTGGAACAGGCGGCGGCCACCCTGTCCCGCTGGCGGGCCACCCTGCCCGGCGCGCGCGACCTGTACGTATCGGTGAACCTTTCGGCGCGGCAGGCCTCGCAGTCCAACCTTACCGGGCGCGTGGCCCGCGTCCTGTCCGACACCGGCCTGCCGCCCGAGGCCCTGAAGCTGGAAATTACCGAAACCGCCATCATGAAGGACCCGGACGGCGCGTTGCAGCGGCTGGAAGCCCTGCGCAGGCTGGGGGTGGGCATCGGCATCGACGACTTCGGCACCGGCTACTCGTCCCTGGCCTATCTGCAACGGTTTCCGGTGGACACCCTGAAGGTGGACCGCTCGTTCGTGTCCGCCGTGGCCGGGGACCCGGAAAACCGCGAGATCGTGCGCACCGTGGTCACCCTGGGCCGCAGCCTGGGCCTGCACGTGGTGGCCGAAGGGGTGGAGACGGCGGAACAACTCGCCATCGTGGCCGAACTGGGCTGCCACTCGGTGCAGGGGTACCATTTCTCCCGCCCCGTTGCCGAGGAACGCGCCGTGGATTTCATCGCCGCCGGGGGCGTTCCTGCCGAACGGAACACCAGCGGCCCGGCAACATCCGAACAACTCTGA
- the surE gene encoding 5'/3'-nucleotidase SurE, whose amino-acid sequence MPAPRILLTNDDGVHSPGLLAAAKALHPLGGVDVFAPLRQQTAMGRAQTGDRNATLQQVELAVGGTPLTAWACDASPAATVGHGLKVMPGYAPALLVSGINYGENLGASITSSGTVGAALEGACRGIPALAVSMETGIESHHAYTEQDWSAAMHFLALFAGMVLERGLPGDVHVLKIDVPAGATLGTPWRLTRLSPDMYYESRLAAPSLASRLGDATVTKRPAPGESPETDVYALSVDRVVSVTPLTLDFTARTAFGDIRAWLAPNAH is encoded by the coding sequence ATGCCTGCACCGCGCATCCTGCTGACCAACGACGACGGCGTGCATTCGCCCGGCCTGCTGGCTGCGGCAAAGGCGCTGCATCCCCTGGGCGGGGTGGACGTGTTTGCCCCGTTGCGCCAGCAGACGGCCATGGGCCGCGCCCAGACCGGCGACCGCAACGCCACCCTGCAACAGGTGGAACTGGCCGTGGGGGGCACCCCGCTGACGGCCTGGGCCTGCGATGCATCGCCGGCGGCCACGGTGGGCCACGGGCTGAAGGTGATGCCCGGCTATGCCCCCGCGCTGCTGGTATCCGGCATCAACTACGGCGAAAACCTGGGGGCCAGCATCACCAGTTCCGGCACGGTGGGCGCCGCCCTGGAGGGGGCCTGCCGGGGCATTCCGGCGCTGGCGGTATCCATGGAAACGGGCATCGAATCGCACCATGCGTACACCGAACAGGACTGGAGCGCGGCCATGCACTTTCTGGCGCTGTTCGCGGGCATGGTGCTGGAACGCGGCCTGCCCGGCGACGTGCACGTGCTGAAGATAGACGTGCCCGCCGGGGCCACACTCGGCACGCCGTGGCGGCTTACCCGTCTTTCGCCGGACATGTACTACGAATCGCGGTTGGCCGCCCCCTCGCTGGCCAGCAGGCTGGGTGACGCCACCGTGACCAAGAGGCCCGCCCCCGGCGAATCGCCGGAAACCGATGTGTACGCCCTGAGCGTGGACCGGGTGGTTTCGGTAACCCCGCTGACCCTCGACTTCACGGCGCGCACGGCGTTCGGGGACATTCGCGCGTGGTTGGCCCCTAACGCACACTGA
- a CDS encoding response regulator, producing MECTEPATHGKLRVLFVDDEPNVLHGLRLALRHMRDAWHMSFAGSGAEALDILARETHDVVVSDMRMPGMDGDRLLAEVQRRFPDTLRIILSGYSDYAMIMRTVKPAHQFLSKPCSHEDLARTVNRALRLREVLCNPRIRGLLGAIGSLPSLPEVFAALREEMDKPEPSLQRIGDMISRDMGMTASVLKLVNSSFFGLRRHIGTPRQAVVLLGLETVRGLLLLSELFRQFTPPSELGCSTDLLWRHCTGVGRFARAIAAAEGLSAAEQDDCFIAGLLHDVGKLVLLAHMPGEYGAALARVREEGSLVHDAEREVFGVSHAEMGAYLLALWGLPDTVVESVYRHHAPACGSVDIVCVAAVHAANALHHELVVLTPGRVPRPMDIDWLAACGFEGRMTAWQEACNAVLAAQEPEA from the coding sequence ATGGAATGCACGGAGCCGGCCACGCACGGCAAGTTGCGGGTACTTTTCGTGGACGACGAGCCCAACGTGCTGCACGGGCTGCGTCTGGCGCTGCGCCACATGCGCGATGCCTGGCACATGTCCTTTGCCGGCAGCGGGGCCGAGGCGCTGGACATTCTTGCCCGCGAGACGCACGACGTCGTGGTTTCGGACATGCGCATGCCCGGCATGGACGGCGACAGGCTGCTGGCGGAAGTGCAGCGCCGCTTTCCCGATACCCTGCGCATCATCCTTTCCGGCTATTCCGACTACGCCATGATCATGCGCACGGTGAAGCCCGCCCACCAGTTTCTCAGCAAGCCGTGCAGCCACGAGGACCTGGCCCGCACCGTGAACCGCGCCTTGCGCCTGCGCGAGGTGCTGTGCAACCCGCGTATCAGGGGGCTGCTGGGGGCCATCGGCTCGCTGCCGTCGCTGCCGGAGGTCTTCGCCGCCCTGCGCGAGGAAATGGACAAGCCGGAACCCTCGCTGCAACGCATCGGCGACATGATCTCGCGCGACATGGGCATGACCGCATCGGTGCTCAAACTGGTCAATTCCTCGTTCTTCGGGTTGCGCAGGCACATCGGCACGCCGCGCCAGGCGGTGGTGCTGCTGGGGCTGGAGACGGTGCGCGGCCTGCTGCTGCTTTCCGAACTGTTCCGGCAGTTCACCCCGCCTTCGGAACTGGGCTGCTCCACCGACCTCTTGTGGCGGCACTGCACCGGGGTCGGGCGGTTCGCCAGGGCCATCGCGGCGGCAGAGGGGCTTTCGGCGGCAGAGCAGGATGACTGCTTCATCGCCGGGTTGCTGCACGACGTGGGCAAGCTGGTGCTGCTTGCCCACATGCCCGGGGAATACGGCGCGGCCCTTGCCCGGGTGCGCGAGGAGGGCAGCCTGGTGCATGACGCCGAGCGTGAGGTCTTCGGTGTCTCGCACGCGGAAATGGGGGCGTACCTGCTGGCGCTGTGGGGCCTGCCCGACACCGTGGTGGAGTCGGTGTACCGCCACCACGCGCCCGCCTGCGGCAGCGTGGATATTGTCTGCGTGGCAGCAGTGCATGCCGCCAATGCCTTGCACCACGAACTGGTGGTGCTGACGCCGGGGCGGGTGCCGAGGCCGATGGACATCGACTGGCTGGCGGCCTGCGGGTTCGAGGGACGCATGACGGCCTGGCAAGAGGCGTGCAACGCCGTCCTGGCCGCGCAGGAGCCGGAAGCGTAA
- a CDS encoding CorA family divalent cation transporter, producing MITTSMSPPDAASMGSLRVRTLHLAPDCTIASVSPGTEAPVAPNGACSRVPAPATANGTGIPGPVIARLGEAESTRPADMTPGEAESTRPAVVWPSEAEPAKPADMAPGEAESTRPAVVWPGEAEPAKPADMAPGEAESTRPAVTWPGETESPRPAVIWPGEAESPRPAVIWHDITAPSRDDLGRFLAPYDLPDDVTEACLAPRRYPEVSVFPSGIMVHLPTRHDWNAQHSRYLTVLCLPGRMITLHDEDISLLDKLVQMIRSGNAPLQASVQALLIFLLDACIDANVHFYMEARTRVEQLAELLDDTPDAVSPDDILPLKRAITRLSIQFEDQFYCLATLQTLQATALPLTSQREGLRDIMDNQNHLARSQARLEMRLRDLYQFYLLLLQRNTDHRIRVLTVLTAVCMPLTVIAGVYGMNFRHMPELDWDYGYYATLGGMLAVAAGMMWFFHKRGWFR from the coding sequence ATGATCACCACTTCCATGTCCCCCCCGGATGCCGCCTCCATGGGCAGCCTGCGCGTACGCACCCTGCATCTGGCGCCGGATTGCACCATTGCCTCCGTATCCCCCGGCACGGAAGCGCCCGTTGCGCCGAACGGCGCCTGTTCGCGGGTGCCCGCACCCGCCACGGCAAACGGAACCGGCATTCCCGGCCCCGTTATCGCAAGGCTTGGCGAGGCCGAATCCACGAGGCCTGCCGACATGACGCCAGGCGAGGCCGAGTCCACGAGGCCTGCCGTTGTCTGGCCAAGCGAGGCCGAGCCCGCGAAGCCCGCTGACATGGCGCCAGGCGAGGCCGAGTCCACGAGGCCTGCCGTTGTCTGGCCAGGCGAGGCCGAGCCCGCGAAGCCCGCTGACATGGCGCCAGGCGAGGCCGAGTCCACGAGGCCTGCCGTTACCTGGCCAGGCGAGACCGAGTCTCCGAGGCCCGCCGTTATCTGGCCAGGCGAGGCCGAGTCCCCGAGGCCTGCCGTTATCTGGCATGACATCACCGCCCCCTCACGCGACGACCTGGGCCGCTTCCTGGCCCCCTACGACCTGCCCGACGACGTGACGGAAGCCTGCCTGGCACCACGCCGCTACCCCGAAGTCAGCGTGTTTCCTTCCGGCATCATGGTCCACCTGCCCACCCGCCACGACTGGAACGCCCAGCACAGCCGCTATCTGACGGTGCTCTGCCTGCCGGGCCGCATGATCACCCTGCACGATGAAGACATCTCCCTGCTGGACAAACTGGTGCAGATGATCCGCTCCGGCAACGCCCCGCTACAGGCCAGCGTGCAGGCCCTGCTCATCTTTCTGCTGGACGCCTGCATCGACGCCAACGTGCACTTCTACATGGAGGCCCGCACGCGCGTCGAACAACTGGCCGAACTGCTGGACGACACCCCCGACGCGGTCAGCCCCGACGACATCCTGCCGCTGAAGCGCGCCATCACCCGGCTGTCCATCCAGTTCGAGGACCAGTTCTACTGCCTGGCCACGCTCCAGACATTGCAGGCCACCGCCCTACCCCTGACCAGCCAGCGCGAAGGCCTGCGCGACATCATGGACAACCAGAACCACCTGGCCCGCAGCCAGGCCCGGCTGGAAATGCGCCTGCGCGACCTGTACCAGTTCTACCTGCTGCTGTTGCAACGCAACACCGACCACCGCATCCGGGTGCTTACCGTGCTTACGGCGGTGTGCATGCCGCTTACGGTCATCGCTGGCGTCTACGGCATGAACTTTCGCCACATGCCGGAACTGGACTGGGACTACGGCTATTACGCGACGCTGGGCGGCATGCTGGCGGTGGCCGCGGGCATGATGTGGTTCTTCCACAAGCGCGGCTGGTTCCGGTAG